Part of the Spirochaeta isovalerica genome, CCGTCGAGAAAACACCTTTGACAATGAACCTGGTGACTTTCGGCAGAAACTTTCCGTTGGAAAAGAATTTCCCCGTGAGAATTTTCAACTCGTCTCCAGGCTCGAGATTTAATTTTCTGGCCAGATCTCTTCCAATAACTATGGAATCGGCAGTGGAAATATCAAAAAGACCTTTTTCCATGGAAATATACTGCCTCACGCCGGAGTCGGAAGAATAAAAATCCTCTTCAACAGCTCTTATCGTTACGCCGTCACGTCCGCCCTGACTGTATGCCAATCCGTATCCCTGCCGCTCAACGGTAGCGTTTCTGACTTCAGGCAGATTCTTCAGGTTCTCCGCCTGTTCAATCATTTCTTCTATGGTGTGAGTGGAATAGGGGTATGTCTGAAGATGATAGGAAAAAGTCTCAAGAGTCCTTTCGGTAATCCCTCTGATCATTCCATCGGAAATATGAATGACAACGACCAGGGGTATAAGGCTGAGAGTGATGCCGATTATGGAGCCCAGAAGAGGTCTCGACAACTTAACTCCCTTTCTTCCGAATGAGAAAATTCTGAATGAAAGATAAAATAGTGTTTTCAGGCGGTTCATTTTTCTTCCAGTACTCCACCTGTCAGATGATAGGCTTTATCGACCCTTTCGGCCAGAATGAGATTATGAGTGACAAGGAGGAGAGATTTACCGAATTCTTCAACCAGGGAAAAGAGTATATCCTCAACGATCCGGGAATTTTTTTCGTCCAGGTTTCCAGTCGGTTCATCGGCCAGTATCAATTCGGGATCATTCACCAGTGATCTGGCCAGGGCAATTCTCTGCCGTTCCCCTCCTGACAACTGGGAGGGAAAATGCTCTTTCCTATCGGCCAGACCGACTTTTTCTATCAATTCCTCCGCCTTCATAAGCGCCTTTTTTTTATCGAAACCGGCTATTCTGGCCGGTATGGCGATGTTTTCCAGTGCTGAAAAATCCTTAAGAAGATAGTGGGACTGAAATACGAGACCTATTGATTTTCTACGGTATTCGGTCAGCTGTTTCTCTGTCATGGTGTGAATGGGAAAACCGCAGGAATAAATCTCTCCGCTGCTCAGATTATCCATTCCGCCGATCAGATTCAGCAGAGTGCTTTTCCCGCTTCCCGACTCTCCGGTAATAACCGTGCTCTTTCCACCTTCGACATTCATATTGAGGTCGTGGAGAATCGTCAGATCTTCAGCTCCGGTGCTGAACACTTTTTTCAGTTGATTAATTTTCAGAATATCCATATAGAATCTCCTAGTTTTCTATTCATAACGCAGAACAACAGCAGGTTTAACCGATGTCACGCCGCGGGAGGCAATCCAGGCGGCGACAACGGCCGACATCAGAGCGACAGAAGTAATATATATGACATCAGGTGTCATAATTTCAATCGGAACCCTCTGAAGATAATAGGAACTGCCTGTATAAATTGCAAAATCATCCGCCGGGCTGTTTCCTGACGACCGGATATTATTGACAAGGGTTTCCACAATCCCGAAAACCGCGTTGATATTTGTCGTTACCAGATACCCCAGTACGGCACCGAAAAGGCTTCCCAGGAAACCGATAATGGCCCCTTCGGTAATAAAAACGGCCTGGATAGCCCCCCGTGTGGCACCGACAGCTTTCATAAGTGCGATTTCTTCAATTCTCTCCACGACGGAACGTTTCATCGAATGGAAAATATTAACAGCGACAACAAGGAAAATAAGACTGATCAGTATCATCATCATAATCTTTTCCATAAGGAGAGCGCTGAAAAAGGATTTATTGTAATCCCGCCAGCTCTCCATATAAAGCCCTTCGAGTCCGCTTAACTGCCTGAGATTTCTGAGAACTTCCCTGTCCCTGTAATGATTGACCAGCTTGATCCCGTAAACCGTATCTGATTCAGGAGCAAAGAGATAAGAAGCCGACAGGGGAATAAATGCCATGGTGCTGTTTATTTCATAGTATCCCGACCGGAAAGTGCCTTTGACAAGGAATTCAAGATTGACAGGAGATAATTTTTCATAACCTTTGCCGGCAAGTGACAGCAGGTTGATTGTATCTCCCGGTCTTATGCCCAGGGAGAAAGCCAGATCCGCACCTATGACAATGGATCTTTCATCGCTCAGATCGAAGACTCCGTCGGAAATTGTAATTTTATCGGCAAAACCCTTATCAAAATCGAGAATGGACGGCTCGACAGCCCTGATGGCCGCACCGCTCTGTTCCGACATAAACCCCTGCAATATTGTCTGGATATCGATAAACGGCGTTACAGCGGCAACGCCATCCATAGAGAGTATTGATTCCTTCAGCTCGGGTGTCAGTGCTTTATCCCCGTCTATTCTGATATGGTAGGATCTGATTTCATTGATATTTGTAATAAACCCCTGCTGGAAACCATTCATGACAGCCATGACTCCCATGAGAGTCATAACACCGACAGCTATGCCTGAAATGGATAAAATCGATGCGGTATGGCCCTTCTCTTTTCTCTTTGTCAGAAAATACCGCGATGCGATATGATAAATCCATTGAATTTTTTTCACGATCCCCCCCATTCCCGGGTTCTGGTCACTTCACCGCCTGATATAAACTCTTCCCGTGTTTTGACATCTTTTCTGTAATAGACTTTCATAAAAAGCTCATCGCGGTCATAGAGTTCCTGGATGAAATTCCGTCTGTCTTCCAAATCATAAATCTTTCTGTATTCCAGAATGCCTCTATCGAAGAACTCTTCTTCCGCTAAAACATCTTCCTCGTACTTGTAGATGACAGTTTCCCTGACACCTGAACCTCTCCGGTCTTTTCTTATGAGCAGGCCTGAATCGTAAAAAAATACGGATCGTTCCAGAAACTCGTCATTAAGATACTTTTCCTCTTTCGAGACAAGTCCGGAATCATTCATAACCTGAAATGTTTTCTTTCCCGTAGATAGATCTTCTATGGAAATTTCTGAAAGAATCCCTGTATCGCTGTATGTACGGTTTTCCTGTAAAATCAATTTATCCCCCAGAAACCGCACAACTTTTTCGAGTTGCCCCTCCCGGTTGCGGTATCTGACGACTTTCACGTTCCCTTCTTTCTGCACATCCATAAACTTCGTATCGTCGAAGCTATTGACGGTGCTGCTGTTTAAAACAGTTTGATCTTCAAAAGTTTGTACAGACCGCAGTGAACCGTCATGTCTCATACTATAAACTTGAGTTCTCCCGCTTTGTCCCGTTCTTGAGATTGTAACCGAGACAGGCTTACCGTCATCACTGTACTCGTAGTTTTTTTCTTCGAGGATTCCGCCCTTATCATCGTAAAAGAATTCTTTCGTCATCCACCCGGATGTGTCGTAAAAAGTTTCCTCAACGGGTAAACCATCCCTGGACCGGGATGAATAGGACAGCTGGCCGCTCGAGGAAAAATCTCTTTCAAAACGACTGTCGACAGAACCGTTATGATAGAGGACCAGTTCATGATGCGGCCCGTCTTTTGAAACCTGAAGGATCCAGCCCGGCTCTTTTTGCCAGTCGGTTTTGTCATTCAGTTTCTCAAGTTCCATTGCCATACTGTTGGAACGATAGTAATCCTGAGAATTAATTATGAATGAGCAAACCAGCAGAAAAAAGAATAAAGCCGTTTTTTTCATTAATAACTGAACAGATCTTCAAGATAGCTCTCTGGTTGAAAAAGCTCTAAATCAGTTAACTTTTCTCCTTTACCTATAAAGGCGAAGGGAATTCCCAGTTTCCGGCTGATGGATATGATGTTACCGCCCCTGGCTGTCGAATCGTATTTTGTCAGAATGATGGCATCGAGTTCCACGGCTTCGTTAAAAACTTCAGCCTGCTGCAGACCGTTTTGACCGGTTGTCGAATCGATTACCAGGATTTTTCTGTAATTGTCGCCCGGTTCAATTTTTTTGCGAATGACTGAATCTATTTTCTGCAGCTCTTTTACAAGATTAGTGCGGTTATGCATCCTTCCTGCCGTATCAGCCAGGACAAGAGTCTCCTTTCTGGCCTTGGCAGATGCAATGGTATCAAAAATAACTGCCGAGGGATCGGCTCCCTGACCCTGATGAACAACGCGGAATCCTGTCCTTTCTCCGTGAATTTTCAATTGCTCGACAGCGGCAGCCCTGAACGTGTCACCGGCACTCAGAACGATGTCTCTATTCCCTTTTTCTCCGTAATAACGGGCCATTTTTGCGATAGAAGTGGTTTTTCCTACGCCATTGACGCCGAGTATCAGATATACATTCAGTTTATCTTTCTCAGGAATAAGTTCTATGGATTTAATCTGCTCGGCCAGAATAGACTTGAGTTCTTCAATTATTTCATTCTGGGTTGAGATTTTCTTTGCTTTTACATGATTTCTCAATTGATCGACGATCTCCATCGTCACGGTTCCGCCCATATCCGATTCTATAAGCAGATCTTCAAGGTCCTCGAAGAGAGATTCATCTATAGTATGATTATTGAGCAACTCGAGCAGGCGTCTGCCGAGATTTTTCCTGACGCCTTTGTCTGTTTTCTCTTTTTTTCCGAATTTAAACATATTTTCCCTTAAGTAACGGATTTATTCAGCCAGAGCTTCCGCCGCTTTTATATACCGTGCAAGTTTAACAAATACATCCACCAGAAGTCCACCGCTGACGGCAATCGATCCCCAGAATACCCCCTGGCTGATGAAGTAATTTTGATAGGATTCCTCCATCAGGTCCTGATAGGCCGGGTCATAGGTCAGATTGTACCGGGAGGCGTATGCGGCTTCTTCAGAAAGGAAATTCTGAGCGATACCCCCGGTAATGACTGGTGCGGCCACGGAGAGGCTGAACCATCCGAGAGATCTGTAGAATTCTCTTTTTTTCAGATCGAAAAACTCCATTCTGGTCATCTCTTCCTCTTCAAGAGCAACGGTTATAACATCAGGGCTTTCAGGAGAAATTTCAAAAGAACGATCGTAAAACCCCTCCGTTCTGATAGTGACCCAATAACTTCTGTCCTTGAAATGAGGAACAGATAGCGGAGTTTTGCCCACCCATCTGGCGCCCATATACACATCCGATCCTGCCGGATCAGTTTCAATAGTCAATAAGGCGCTGTCAGCTTCTGTCAGTTCCGCGTTTATGACAGTTTCTTCCAATGCCGTCAACTCGATTTCATCAGACCAGTACGAATTGTCCTGACCGATGGCCTCCAGAACAGCTGCTCCAGGTTCGAGGGTATTCACATAGGTTTCACCTACACCGATAAGATCACCGTTACAGTATATGAGAGCATCAGGATTATCGGTTTTAATGCGCAATGAAGACCAGGCTCTGCCCAGAAGAATGGATCGAAGTTCATCGGCAGCTTCCACGGCCAGCTCCGAAAGGAGTTCAGGTGAGGAGGTTCCGCTGTACACAATCATTTCCCGATCCAACGACCGATCATAACCGCGTACTTCCAGTCGGAAATATTCATCTATCTCCCTGAGACTGCCGGAAATGAGCAGGTCGAGATCATTAACCTTGCTTGTCACATAAGGGTCGAATCCGTCATCGGGCAGCAGATTGTCTCCGCTTTCAGATGAAACCCATAGAAGGGGAAGCATGGAAGCTGTCTCCACTGTTTGGGGATCAATGTATTTGACAAGAAGCAACTGCCCGTGAAGATCATTTATGCTTTGTGTCGAAGCGTCCTTATCACGGTCCGCCTCACTATTGAGGAAGAGAGCTCCGTCACGTTTGGAATAAGAAGTTCTGAGCTGTTCCAGGATAGAGAGTTTTTTCGCATCGAGAACTTCTTGTCTGTACCAGTCTTTTTCCGACTGGCTGAGAATATGGGTTTTCGATTGCTCAAGTTCTCTACGAATCAGATCGGGAATACTGTTTTTCAGATATTCATAACCGGGTGAGAGATCTCCGGAAAAACTCTGAATACCACTCTGCCAATTCGTTCTGTCTGAGCGAAGAGTCTCCCCCTGGGCCTGAACGACTGTGAAAAGTACAAGAATGAAAACAAAGGCCGCCGGGAAAATTTTATTCATCGAGAGACAAAGCCTTTCTGACAGCAGAAATCATTCTCGATTTCTTAAAAGGTTTAACAACGAAATCGGCAGCCCCCAACTGAATAGCTCTGATAATGTTGTCCTGATCGCTCATGGATGAACACATGACGACAACACTGGAAGGATCATACTTTTTAATGATCTCCAGTGCTTTGAGTCCATCCATCACAGGCATGGTAATGTCAAGAATGACGACATCGGGTTGGAGTTTACGGTATTTGTCGACAGCATCTCTGCCGTCGACGGCTTCACCGATCACTCTGAAACCCGAGTCTTTCAACATATCCCCGATTACCGACCTCATGAATGAGAGATCGTCGACAACTAGCGCATTCATTTTTCGTTATCTGCCCAGAGATGGTGTAGATAGGCTTCAATAAAGGGATCGAGATCTCCATCCATAACATTCTGGATATTTCCGGTTTCATGCCGGGTCCTCAAATCCTTAACCATTGTATAGGGGTGAAACACATAGGATCGAATCTGGGAGCCCCATCCGATGTCTTTCTTCTCCGCTGCTGTCTTGGCTCTTTCCTCTTCCTGCTTCTGTCGGTAATACTCATACAACCGGGACTTGAGAACCTTCATTGCCAGTTCTTTATTTTTCAACTGGGAACGTTCGTTCTGGCACTGGACAACGATATTCGTTTCGTAATGGGTGATACGGATGGCGCTGCTCGTTTTGTTGACATGCTGACCGCCGGCGCCCGATGCCCGGTATGTATCGACCCGTATGTCTTCGGGCCGGATATCGACTTCGATTGTATCATCGATGACCGGGGAAACATAAACCGAAGCGAAAGACGTATGACGCCGCGCATTGGAATCAAAAGGAGAGATCCTCACGAGACGGTGGATTCCGCCTTCTCCTTTCAGGAAGCCATGAGCCATATCTCCGTCGACCTGGAAAGATACGGATTTTATACCGCCTTCAGCTTCAACGAGATCGAGAATGGTCATTTTGTACCCTTTTCGCTCAACCCAGCGGCTGTACATCCTGTAAAGCATCGACGCCCAGTCACAGGCTTCCGTACCTCCGGCGCCGGAGTGTATCGTAACGAAAGCCGACATGGGATCAGTTTCTTCGCTGAGGAGTTCAATAGTGTTGAGAGAGGCGAACTTTTCTTCGATTGAGGACAAACCGGACAGGATTTCCTCTTCGAGAGACTCGTCTTCTTCCTCGACAGCCAGAGAATAGAGCTCCTGAATGTCTTCCACTTCCTGAACCAGCGCTTCCCAGGGCTCATATTTGTTTTTTACTTTTTTTAACTCGAGCAGTTTTTTTTCAGCCCGGTCCTTGTCGTTCCAGAAATCGGGATCTCCCGTTTCAATCTCAAGCTCTTTTGCCCGCTGTTTCAGTTCAGCCGGGTCAAAGTCGCCTCCAGGTATCCAGGATCTCTTTGCCGATCCCTTTTATTCTGCTGTTCAGATCACTGAGCATTTATAATATCTCCTATTTTTCCTTAACGATCAGCCGTCTCCATCTTTTCTCGGCGAGTGTCGTGATAACGAGAGTCTCCTCTACGGGATATTGATAAAAGCGGACCGTATCGTAAAAGTCGGTCGCCCTGTCGATATCCAGTTTCAGCCTGGAGAGATACTTATCAACGATTGAAGTCGATTCAAAAGTGTTTCTCTGCACCTGCTTGAATCCATAACGGAACAGCAGGGACTGAACAGTTTTTTCACTGTCTTCATTTCCAAGATCAAGTACGATAGAAACAAACATAATATATAACCTATTTAGAAACGCCGAGGTTGTCAATCTGTATATTCAGAGGCTTACAGATCCGATAAGCTATGGCTGTCATCCTTGTTTTTTTTCTGCTTTTGCTGGAAAGAATCGGAAAATTCATTCCACGCTTCATTCTGCTCCTGTTTGGTATAACGACGTTTCTTGACTTGTACGTCCTTTTTATCCATGGCGGCACGGCTTTTCCGTGTGAACTGCTGTTTCTGCTTTTGTCTCTTTTTGTATTCGGCGCGGCGCTCCTCTTTAGTCATGGAGGAAAAGTCGGGAATGTTCTCTTTTCTCGGTCCGCTGCTGATTAGGGAATTTTCAGCCTGTCTTGCGAGAAGAGGACGGCTCATGCCCATAAAGGTTTTTCTATAGCTGTCATAACGCCCCAGAATGCGAATGACAAGCTGTTTCCATACAGGTATCCTTAAAAAGGCATATTGAAAGATCTCAAGTATATTCAGGTCGAAAAGAACTTCCAGAGGTTTGAACTTCAGTTTTCCCGACTCGAAATAATTCTCCAGAAGGCTTTTTATTTTGGTAACATCGTTAACCTTCATCTTTCTCTTGGCTGTATGAATGATTGCTTCGGAAACGATCGCCGGTCTGTCGAGCAGTGCTATCATCATCGGATCCCAATCATTGATTTTTTCTCTGATGCTGTTGCGGAAATTTTCATTGCTGTAGAAGACCGATACATTGGATTTATTGTTCGTTCTGAGCAGAGATTCCATCAGCTTCTTGTATTCATCGAGCAGGTCTGCAGAGAACTGCGCCATATTCGATACGAAGTAGGAATAGAGATTGTCTCTGTGAATATATTTTTTTCCAATATAGACAATGTGGGGCAGCTGGGTTTTCTTTTTCGATTTTACGAAATTTTCGTAAAACTTATCTTTGAAATCAGGCCAGCGGTTCATGGCCTTTTCCATTTTATTGTTCAGACCCTTCTGATCGATGAAATAACCCTCTTCCCGGGCGATTTCGTGAGCCAGGGTTTTCAGTTCATTAAACATTTCCACTTCGTCGGCCCGGCGCTGTTCCATTTCCTTCATTTCGTTTTCCGAGAAGTAACGGATCAACTCGCAGGAGGAAAAGAAATCTTTACTTACGGTTCGGCTTTTCTGTAGGAGCTCCTCTCTCGCATCCAGTATGGTGACGGAGATTTTTCGCCAGAATGCC contains:
- a CDS encoding ABC transporter ATP-binding protein; this translates as MDILKINQLKKVFSTGAEDLTILHDLNMNVEGGKSTVITGESGSGKSTLLNLIGGMDNLSSGEIYSCGFPIHTMTEKQLTEYRRKSIGLVFQSHYLLKDFSALENIAIPARIAGFDKKKALMKAEELIEKVGLADRKEHFPSQLSGGERQRIALARSLVNDPELILADEPTGNLDEKNSRIVEDILFSLVEEFGKSLLLVTHNLILAERVDKAYHLTGGVLEEK
- the ftsY gene encoding signal recognition particle-docking protein FtsY, with protein sequence MFKFGKKEKTDKGVRKNLGRRLLELLNNHTIDESLFEDLEDLLIESDMGGTVTMEIVDQLRNHVKAKKISTQNEIIEELKSILAEQIKSIELIPEKDKLNVYLILGVNGVGKTTSIAKMARYYGEKGNRDIVLSAGDTFRAAAVEQLKIHGERTGFRVVHQGQGADPSAVIFDTIASAKARKETLVLADTAGRMHNRTNLVKELQKIDSVIRKKIEPGDNYRKILVIDSTTGQNGLQQAEVFNEAVELDAIILTKYDSTARGGNIISISRKLGIPFAFIGKGEKLTDLELFQPESYLEDLFSY
- a CDS encoding CRISPR-associated protein Cas2, yielding MFVSIVLDLGNEDSEKTVQSLLFRYGFKQVQRNTFESTSIVDKYLSRLKLDIDRATDFYDTVRFYQYPVEETLVITTLAEKRWRRLIVKEK
- the prfB gene encoding peptide chain release factor 2 (programmed frameshift), with translation MLSDLNSRIKGIGKEILDTWGDFDPAELKQRAKELEIETGDPDFWNDKDRAEKKLLELKKVKNKYEPWEALVQEVEDIQELYSLAVEEEDESLEEEILSGLSSIEEKFASLNTIELLSEETDPMSAFVTIHSGAGGTEACDWASMLYRMYSRWVERKGYKMTILDLVEAEGGIKSVSFQVDGDMAHGFLKGEGGIHRLVRISPFDSNARRHTSFASVYVSPVIDDTIEVDIRPEDIRVDTYRASGAGGQHVNKTSSAIRITHYETNIVVQCQNERSQLKNKELAMKVLKSRLYEYYRQKQEEERAKTAAEKKDIGWGSQIRSYVFHPYTMVKDLRTRHETGNIQNVMDGDLDPFIEAYLHHLWADNEK
- a CDS encoding PEGA domain-containing protein codes for the protein MNKIFPAAFVFILVLFTVVQAQGETLRSDRTNWQSGIQSFSGDLSPGYEYLKNSIPDLIRRELEQSKTHILSQSEKDWYRQEVLDAKKLSILEQLRTSYSKRDGALFLNSEADRDKDASTQSINDLHGQLLLVKYIDPQTVETASMLPLLWVSSESGDNLLPDDGFDPYVTSKVNDLDLLISGSLREIDEYFRLEVRGYDRSLDREMIVYSGTSSPELLSELAVEAADELRSILLGRAWSSLRIKTDNPDALIYCNGDLIGVGETYVNTLEPGAAVLEAIGQDNSYWSDEIELTALEETVINAELTEADSALLTIETDPAGSDVYMGARWVGKTPLSVPHFKDRSYWVTIRTEGFYDRSFEISPESPDVITVALEEEEMTRMEFFDLKKREFYRSLGWFSLSVAAPVITGGIAQNFLSEEAAYASRYNLTYDPAYQDLMEESYQNYFISQGVFWGSIAVSGGLLVDVFVKLARYIKAAEALAE
- a CDS encoding FtsX-like permease family protein → MKKIQWIYHIASRYFLTKRKEKGHTASILSISGIAVGVMTLMGVMAVMNGFQQGFITNINEIRSYHIRIDGDKALTPELKESILSMDGVAAVTPFIDIQTILQGFMSEQSGAAIRAVEPSILDFDKGFADKITISDGVFDLSDERSIVIGADLAFSLGIRPGDTINLLSLAGKGYEKLSPVNLEFLVKGTFRSGYYEINSTMAFIPLSASYLFAPESDTVYGIKLVNHYRDREVLRNLRQLSGLEGLYMESWRDYNKSFFSALLMEKIMMMILISLIFLVVAVNIFHSMKRSVVERIEEIALMKAVGATRGAIQAVFITEGAIIGFLGSLFGAVLGYLVTTNINAVFGIVETLVNNIRSSGNSPADDFAIYTGSSYYLQRVPIEIMTPDVIYITSVALMSAVVAAWIASRGVTSVKPAVVLRYE
- a CDS encoding response regulator, which translates into the protein MNALVVDDLSFMRSVIGDMLKDSGFRVIGEAVDGRDAVDKYRKLQPDVVILDITMPVMDGLKALEIIKKYDPSSVVVMCSSMSDQDNIIRAIQLGAADFVVKPFKKSRMISAVRKALSLDE